Proteins co-encoded in one Brassica oleracea var. oleracea cultivar TO1000 chromosome C4, BOL, whole genome shotgun sequence genomic window:
- the LOC106342916 gene encoding heat shock 70 kDa protein 8, with protein MAEPAYTVASDSENTGEEKSSSSPSLPEIAVGIDIGTSQCSIAVWNGSQVHILRNTRNQKLIKSFVTFKDEVPAGGVSNQLAHEQEMLTGAAVFNMKRLIGRVDTDPVVHASKSLPFLVQTLDIGVRPFIAALVNNAWRSTTPEEVLAIFLVELRLMAEAQLKRAVRNVVLTVPVSFSRFQLTRIERACAMAGLHVLRLMPEPTAVALLYAQQQQMTSHDNMGSGSERVAVIFNMGAGYCDVAVTATAGGVSQIKALAGSAVGGEDILQNTMRHIAPRPDKEGSGSLRVATQDAIHRLSKQDSVQIEVDFGDGDAVSKVLDRSEFEEVNKNVFEECERLVVQCLRDAKVDVDDLDDVIMVGGCSYIPKVRAIVSNVCKKEEIYKEVNPLEAAVRGAALEGAVTSGIHDPFGSLDLLTIQATALAVGVRANGNKFVPVIPRNTMVPARRDLFFTTVHDDQKEALIVVYEGEGEGVGENHLLGYFKIVGIPAAAKGVPEINVCMDIDASNALRVFAAVLMPGSKSPVVPVVEVRMPTVDDGHGWCAQALSAKFGSALDLVTLQRK; from the coding sequence ATGGCAGAACCAGCATACACAGTGGCATCAGACAGCGAGAACACAGGAGAAGAGAAGTCATCATCATCTCCTTCCTTACCCGAAATCGCCGTTGGAATCGACATAGGCACATCCCAATGCAGCATAGCCGTCTGGAACGGCTCTCAAGTCCACATCTTGCGTAACACAAGAAACCAAAAGCTAATCAAATCCTTCGTCACGTTCAAAGACGAAGTCCCCGCGGGCGGCGTGAGCAACCAGCTCGCGCACGAGCAAGAGATGCTAACCGGAGCCGCCGTGTTCAACATGAAACGCCTCATAGGCCGCGTGGACACCGACCCCGTCGTCCACGCCAGCAAAAGCCTTCCCTTTCTCGTCCAAACCCTAGACATCGGAGTCAGACCGTTCATCGCCGCCCTGGTGAACAACGCGTGGAGGTCGACGACTCCGGAGGAAGTCTTGGCGATCTTCCTCGTGGAGCTGCGCCTGATGGCCGAGGCGCAGCTGAAACGCGCGGTGAGAAACGTGGTGCTCACGGTTCCTGTGTCCTTCTCCAGGTTCCAGCTCACTAGGATCGAGAGAGCTTGCGCTATGGCTGGACTTCACGTCCTTAGGTTAATGCCTGAGCCTACAGCTGTCGCGTTGCTGTACGCGCAGCAGCAGCAGATGACTAGTCATGACAACATGGGAAGCGGAAGCGAGAGGGTAGCGGTTATATTCAACATGGGTGCTGGTTACTGCGACGTCGCGGTGACCGCAACCGCTGGTGGCGTCTCGCAGATCAAAGCCTTGGCTGGAAGCGCCGTTGGAGGAGAAGACATCTTGCAGAACACGATGCGACATATCGCTCCTCGACCGGACAAGGAAGGTTCGGGGTCGCTGCGTGTCGCGACGCAGGACGCTATACACAGGCTGTCGAAGCAGGATAGTGTTCAGATAGAAGTTGATTTCGGAGACGGTGACGCGGTCTCCAAGGTTCTCGATAGGTCGGAGTTTGAGGAAGTGAACAAGAACGTGTTCGAGGAGTGCGAGAGGCTTGTTGTGCAGTGTCTGAGAGATGCTAAAGTGGACGTTGATGATTTAGACGATGTGATAATGGTCGGAGGGTGTTCTTACATACCTAAAGTGAGAGCCATCGTCTCTAACGTGTGCAAGAAGGAAGAGATTTATAAGGAAGTGAATCCGTTAGAAGCTGCGGTTAGAGGAGCGGCTTTGGAAGGTGCTGTGACGTCAGGGATTCACGACCCGTTCGGTAGCTTAGACCTTTTGACTATACAAGCTACAGCTCTTGCGGTTGGAGTGAGAGCTAATGGTAACAAGTTCGTACCCGTGATACCGCGCAACACGATGGTTCCTGCGCGTAGAGATCTCTTCTTCACTACGGTTCATGATGACCAGAAGGAAGCTTTGATCGTTGTGTATGAAGGTGAAGGAGAGGGCGTTGGAGAGAATCATCTTCTTGGTTATTTCAAGATCGTTGGGATCCCGGCGGCGGCTAAAGGAGTTCCGGAGATTAATGTTTGTATGGATATCGATGCTTCGAATGCTTTGAGGGTTTTTGCGGCGGTTTTGATGCCGGGGTCGAAGAGTCCTGTGGTTCCTGTGGTTGAAGTGAGGATGCCGACGGTTGATGATGGACATGGTTGGTGTGCTCAAGCTTTGAGTGCGAAGTTTGGATCTGCTCTTGATTTGGTTACTCTTCAGAGGAAGTGA
- the LOC106339524 gene encoding transcription repressor OFP16: MPKIMWKSLHLCFPSNLTKCYSSPCLPPSAAAAEDDDPSRPSIVLINNFNLLYHNDHNNYHHRVVDLPSSSTATTFSSSVTSSHESESQDISPELSAAFASRRFFFSSPGRSNAITDSPETRSRELSDNSDSASIKTTKKTKYDTSVNTTRLLSGGSAVKQHVYSPDPLTDFRRSMQEMIDAAIEAGDLIHPDDGYDYLNELLISYLALNPTDMHKFIIRAFSDIMVSLLSEERRI, from the coding sequence ATGCCAAAGATCATGTGGAAGAGCCTCCATCTTTGCTTCCCGTCAAATCTCACCAAATGCTACTCTTCGCCTTGTCTTCCTCCATCGGCCGCCGCCGCTGAGGACGACGATCCCAGCCGTCCATCTATAGTTCTCATCAACAACTTCAACCTACTCTACCACAACGACCACAACAACTACCACCACCGTGTCGTTGACTTACCTTCCTCATCCACCGCCACCACCTTCTCCTCTTCCGTCACGTCATCACACGAATCCGAGAGCCAAGACATTTCTCCGGAATTATCCGCCGCTTTCGCATCCCGTCGCTTCTTCTTCTCTTCCCCTGGGCGATCAAATGCAATCACCGACTCACCGGAAACACGGTCAAGAGAACTCTCTGATAATAGCGACAGTGCCAGTATCAAGACAACAAAGAAGACGAAGTACGACACTAGCGTGAACACCACGAGGCTTCTAAGCGGAGGTTCCGCCGTGAAGCAACACGTGTACTCACCGGATCCGTTAACTGACTTCCGGCGGTCAATGCAGGAGATGATTGATGCCGCCATTGAAGCCGGAGATCTTATCCATCCCGACGACGGTTATGATTACTTGAACGAGCTGCTTATCAGTTATCTAGCGTTGAATCCAACCGACATGCACAAGTTCATCATAAGGGCTTTCTCCGACATCATGGTCTCACTCTTGTCGGAAGAACGTCGGATATGA
- the LOC106339623 gene encoding lactoylglutathione lyase, with translation MATLGHIARESSDVTRLAQFYKEVFGFEEIESPDFGDLKVIWLNLPGAFAMHIIQRNTSTNLPEGPYSATSAVRDPSHLPMGHHICFSVSNFDSFLRSLKEKGIDTFQKSLPDGKVKQVFFFDPDGNGLEVASRSES, from the exons ATGGCGACTCTAGGCCATATCGCGAGAGAATCATCCGACGTCACACGCCTCGCCCAGTTCTACAAAGAG GTATTTGGGTTTGAGGAGATCGAAAGCCCTGATTTTGGAGACTTGAAGGTGATATGGCTAAACTTACCAGGTGCTTTTGCGATGCACATCATCCAGAGAAACACTTCAACAAACCTCCCTGAAGGTCCTTACAGCGCCACCTCGGCCGTTCGAGATCCTAGCCATCTCCCTATGGGCCACCATATCTGCTTCTCCGTCTCCAACTTCGACTCCTTCCTTCGTTCTCTCAAG GAGAAAGGGATAGACACTTTCCAGAAGTCTCTTCCTGATGGAAAAGTCAAGCAAGTTTTCTTCTTTGATCCTGATG GAAACGGATTAGAGGTAGCAAGTCGATCTGAGTCTTGA
- the LOC106343031 gene encoding transcription factor Pur-alpha 1 has protein sequence MEGNSGGGAATGGGGGGSDVELVSKTLQVEHKLFYFDLKENPRGRYLKISEKTSATRSTIIVPSSGIPWFLDLFNYYVNSEEHELFSKELQLDSKVFYFDIGDNRRGRFLKVSEASVSRNRSTIIVPAGSSPDEGWAAFRNILAEIHEASGLFTMPNQKPSDGQEHLVGLSDDVGAGFIPGHGNQPASSSSELTVDRATDLPGQDETGLTGVSKVIRADQKRFFFDLGNNNRGHFLRISEVAGSDRSSIILPLSGLRQFHEVIGHFVEITKDKIDGMTGANVRTIDPPHR, from the exons ATGGAAGGGAACTCTGGCGGAGGAGCGGCCACGGGAGGAGGAGGGGGAGGGAGCGATGTGGAGTTGGTGAGCAAGACGTTGCAAGTGGAGCACAAGCTGTTCTATTTCGATCTCAAGGAGAATCCTCGCGGAAGGTACCTCAAGATATCTGAGAAGACGTCGGCGACAAGGTCAACCATCATCGTTCCTTCTTCAGGCATACCCTGGTTCCTCGATCTCTTCAATTACTACGTCAATTCCGAGGAGCATGAGCTTTTCAGCAAAGAGTTACAGCTCGATTCCAAG GTGTTTTACTTTGACATCGGTGATAACAGGAGGGGGAGGTTCTTGAAG GTGTCAGAAGCATCTGTTAGTAGAAACCGAAGCACCATTATTGTTCCCGCTGGAAGCTCCCCTGATGAAGGGTGGGCAGCTTTCAGGAACATATTGGCTGAGATACATGAAGCATCAGGGCTTTTCACGATGCCAAATCAG AAACCTTCTGATGGACAGGAACACCTGGTTGGACTTTCTGATGATGTTGGCGCGGGATTTATACCTGGCCATGGTAACCAACCGGCATCTTCTTCTTCAGAGCTTACTGTGGATCGAGCTACTGACTTGCCTGGCCAGGATGAAACCGGATTGACGGGTGTTTCTAAAGTAATCAGAGCTGATCAGAAACGGTTCTTCTTTGATCTTGGGAACAACAACAGGGGCCATTTCCTCAGGATCTCCGAG GTGGCGGGTTCTGACAGGTCGTCGATCATTCTACCGTTATCTGGTCTAAGGCAGTTTCATGAAGTGATTGGTCACTTTGTGGAGATCACCAAAGATAAGATTGATGGGATGACAGGTGCAAATGTCAGGACTATTGATCCTCCTCATAGATGA
- the LOC106336870 gene encoding probable CCR4-associated factor 1 homolog 7: MSLLLKDDSIQIREVWHDNLESEMALIRDIVDDFPFVAMDTEFPGIVCRPVGTFKTNTEYHYETLRTNVNLLKMIQLGLTFSDERGNLPTCGPDDKKYCIWQFNFREFDLSSDIFAHDSIELLRQSGIDFDNNKRNGVDSRRFAELLMSSGIVLNENVHWVTFHSGYDFGYLLKLLTCQDLPETQVGFFEMIRVYFPRVYDIKHLMKFCNSLHGGLNKLAELLEVERVGICHQAGSDSLLTSCTFRKLQENFFIGSMEKYSGVLYGLGVENVQSVH; this comes from the coding sequence ATGTCGCTGCTTCTAAAAGACGACTCGATCCAAATCCGCGAGGTATGGCACGACAACCTCGAATCAGAAATGGCTCTGATTCGCGACATCGTCGACGACTTCCCTTTCGTCGCGATGGACACGGAGTTCCCCGGTATCGTCTGCAGACCGGTCGGAACATTCAAAACCAACACCGAGTACCACTACGAGACACTGAGAACGAACGTCAACTTGCTCAAGATGATCCAGCTCGGTCTCACCTTCTCCGACGAGAGAGGAAACCTCCCGACCTGCGGTCCCGACGACAAGAAGTACTGCATCTGGCAGTTCAACTTCCGCGAGTTCGATCTCTCCTCCGACATCTTCGCACACGACTCCATCGAGCTTCTCCGCCAGTCGGGGATCGATTTCGATAATAATAAACGAAACGGCGTCGATTCGAGGCGATTCGCGGAGCTTCTGATGTCTTCGGGGATTGTGTTGAATGAGAATGTTCACTGGGTTACGTTCCACAGCGGGTACGATTTCGGTTACTTGTTGAAGCTGTTGACGTGTCAGGATCTGCCGGAGACTCAAGTGGGATTCTTTGAGATGATCAGAGTTTATTTCCCGAGGGTTTACGACATTAAGCACTTGATGAAGTTCTGTAATAGTCTCCACGGTGGTCTGAACAAGTTGGCGGAGCTGCTTGAGGTTGAGCGAGTTGGGATTTGTCACCAGGCGGGGTCCGATAGTTTGTTAACTTCGTGTACATTCAGGAAGCTGCAGGAGAATTTCTTCATTGGTTCCATGGAGAAGTACTCTGGTGTTTTGTATGGGTTAGGTGTTGAAAATGTTCAGAGTGTTCACTGA